In the Corvus cornix cornix isolate S_Up_H32 chromosome 18, ASM73873v5, whole genome shotgun sequence genome, one interval contains:
- the ARSG gene encoding arylsulfatase G isoform X1: MGTLSLSSWAVLGLALALVGLWAPCVVSMQPNFIVILADDVGWGDLGANWAETKETPHLDQLAAEGTRFVDFHSAASTCSPSRASLLTGRLGVRNGVTHNFAITSLGGLPLNETTLAEVLREAGYSTGAIGKWHLGHHGRHHPNSRGFDYYFGIPYSHDMGCTDTPGYNLPPCPPCPRHGTGASREARKDCYTEVALPLFENVTIIQQPVELGSLATRYADEASRFIQRASDSGRPYFLYVALAHMHVPLTPPLPPAPGRGIYGASLREMDALVGRIKEVADSHGKGNTLLWFAGDNGPWAQKCELAGRLGPFVGAWQRQRGGSSAKQTTWEGGHRVPALVYWPGRVPARRTSHALLSVLDIFPTLVALAGAALPPNRRFDGLDVSPVLFGCSDVGHKVLLHPNSGAAGKVGEIEALRLAQYKVFYTTGGAMACDGSTGPAVQHQPPLIFNLDRDIQEQEPLDVASREYQAVLPAISRAYAQALQDIAADNVSVADYSQDPAAIPCCNVQHVGCRCRGAHGATLDPHVEKRTPWLCL, encoded by the exons ATGGGGaccctgtccctgtcctcaTGGGCGGTGCTGGGCCTTGCCCTGGCGCTGGTGGGACTCTGGGCTCCCTGTGTGGTGAGCATGCAGCCCAACTTCATCGTCATCCTGGCAGATGATGTGGGTTGGGGGGATCTGGGTGCCAACTGGGCGGAGACAAAGGAGACCCCGCATTTGGATCAGTTGGCTGCCGAAGGAACAAG gTTTGTGGATTTCCACTCAGCTGCGTCCACGTGCTCCCCGTCCCGTGCCTCGCTGCTCACGGGGCGCCTGGGTGTGCGCAACGGGGTCACGCACAACTTCGCCATCACCTCGCTCGGGGGCCTCCCCCTCAACGAGACCACCCTGGCTGAGGTCCTGCGGGAGGCTGGGTACAGCACAGGAGCTATAG GCAAGTGGCACCTGGGACACCACGGCCGCCATCACCCCAACTCCCGCG GCTTTGACTACTACTTTGGGATCCCCTACAGCCATGACATGGGCTGCACAGACACCCCTGGCTACAACCTGCCGCCCTGCCCGCCCTGCCCGCGGCATGGCACCGGTGCCAG CAGGGAGGCGAGGAAGGACTGTTACACAGAGGTTGCCCTGCCTCTGTTCGAGAACGTCACCATCATCCAGCAGCCCGTGGAGCTCGGCAGCCTGGCCACGCGCTACGCGGACGAGGCGTCGCGGTTCATCCAGCGGGCCAG TGACAGCGGACGCCCCTACTTCCTCTACGTGGCCCTGGCCCATATGCACGTCCCGCTGACCCCCCCGCTGCCCCCCGCTCCGGGTAGGGGCATCTACGGAGCCTCCCTGAGAGAGATGGATGCGCTGGTGGGACGGATAAAGGAGGTCGCTGACAGCCACGGGAAGGGCAACACGCTCCTGTGGTTTGCAG GTGACAATGGCCCCTGGGCACAGAAGTGTGAGCTGGCAGGACGCCTGGGGCCGTTCGTGGGTGCCTGGCAGAGGCAGCGAG GTGGGAGCTCAGCCAAGCAGACAACCTGGGAAGGAGGGCACAGGGTGCCAGCCCTGGTGTACTGGCCTGGCCGTGTCCCTGCCAGGAGGACGAGCCACGCTCTGCTCAG TGTCCTGGACATCTTCCCCACGCTGGTGGCCCTGGctggggcagcgctgcccccAAACAGGCGCTTTGATGGCTTGGATGTGTCCCCAGTTCTCTTTGGCTGCTCGGATGTAGGGCACAAG GTTCTGCTCCACCCCAACAGTggtgcagctgggaaggttggCGAGATCGAGGCACTGCGGCTGGCTCAGTACAAGGTGTTCTACACCACAG GAGGGGCCATGGCCTGTGACGGCAGCACTGGGCCGGCAGTGCAGCACCAACCACCCCTCATCTTCAACCTGGACCGTGACatccaggagcaggagcctcTGGATGTGGCATCCAGAGAGTaccaggcagtgctgcctgccaTCAGCAGGGCTTACGCCCAAGCTCTGCAGGACATTGCAGCAGACAATGTCTCGGTTGCAGATTATTCCCAGGATCCGGCTGCAATTCCCTGCTGCAACGTGCAGCACGTGGGCTGCCGGTGCCGCGGGGCTCACGGAGCCACGCTGGATCCCCACGTGGAAAAGAGAACACCATGGCTTTGTCTCTAA
- the ARSG gene encoding arylsulfatase G isoform X2: MGTLSLSSWAVLGLALALVGLWAPCVVSMQPNFIVILADDVGWGDLGANWAETKETPHLDQLAAEGTRFVDFHSAASTCSPSRASLLTGRLGVRNGVTHNFAITSLGGLPLNETTLAEVLREAGYSTGAIGKWHLGHHGRHHPNSRGFDYYFGIPYSHDMGCTDTPGYNLPPCPPCPRHGTGAREARKDCYTEVALPLFENVTIIQQPVELGSLATRYADEASRFIQRASDSGRPYFLYVALAHMHVPLTPPLPPAPGRGIYGASLREMDALVGRIKEVADSHGKGNTLLWFAGDNGPWAQKCELAGRLGPFVGAWQRQRGGSSAKQTTWEGGHRVPALVYWPGRVPARRTSHALLSVLDIFPTLVALAGAALPPNRRFDGLDVSPVLFGCSDVGHKVLLHPNSGAAGKVGEIEALRLAQYKVFYTTGGAMACDGSTGPAVQHQPPLIFNLDRDIQEQEPLDVASREYQAVLPAISRAYAQALQDIAADNVSVADYSQDPAAIPCCNVQHVGCRCRGAHGATLDPHVEKRTPWLCL, encoded by the exons ATGGGGaccctgtccctgtcctcaTGGGCGGTGCTGGGCCTTGCCCTGGCGCTGGTGGGACTCTGGGCTCCCTGTGTGGTGAGCATGCAGCCCAACTTCATCGTCATCCTGGCAGATGATGTGGGTTGGGGGGATCTGGGTGCCAACTGGGCGGAGACAAAGGAGACCCCGCATTTGGATCAGTTGGCTGCCGAAGGAACAAG gTTTGTGGATTTCCACTCAGCTGCGTCCACGTGCTCCCCGTCCCGTGCCTCGCTGCTCACGGGGCGCCTGGGTGTGCGCAACGGGGTCACGCACAACTTCGCCATCACCTCGCTCGGGGGCCTCCCCCTCAACGAGACCACCCTGGCTGAGGTCCTGCGGGAGGCTGGGTACAGCACAGGAGCTATAG GCAAGTGGCACCTGGGACACCACGGCCGCCATCACCCCAACTCCCGCG GCTTTGACTACTACTTTGGGATCCCCTACAGCCATGACATGGGCTGCACAGACACCCCTGGCTACAACCTGCCGCCCTGCCCGCCCTGCCCGCGGCATGGCACCGGTGCCAG GGAGGCGAGGAAGGACTGTTACACAGAGGTTGCCCTGCCTCTGTTCGAGAACGTCACCATCATCCAGCAGCCCGTGGAGCTCGGCAGCCTGGCCACGCGCTACGCGGACGAGGCGTCGCGGTTCATCCAGCGGGCCAG TGACAGCGGACGCCCCTACTTCCTCTACGTGGCCCTGGCCCATATGCACGTCCCGCTGACCCCCCCGCTGCCCCCCGCTCCGGGTAGGGGCATCTACGGAGCCTCCCTGAGAGAGATGGATGCGCTGGTGGGACGGATAAAGGAGGTCGCTGACAGCCACGGGAAGGGCAACACGCTCCTGTGGTTTGCAG GTGACAATGGCCCCTGGGCACAGAAGTGTGAGCTGGCAGGACGCCTGGGGCCGTTCGTGGGTGCCTGGCAGAGGCAGCGAG GTGGGAGCTCAGCCAAGCAGACAACCTGGGAAGGAGGGCACAGGGTGCCAGCCCTGGTGTACTGGCCTGGCCGTGTCCCTGCCAGGAGGACGAGCCACGCTCTGCTCAG TGTCCTGGACATCTTCCCCACGCTGGTGGCCCTGGctggggcagcgctgcccccAAACAGGCGCTTTGATGGCTTGGATGTGTCCCCAGTTCTCTTTGGCTGCTCGGATGTAGGGCACAAG GTTCTGCTCCACCCCAACAGTggtgcagctgggaaggttggCGAGATCGAGGCACTGCGGCTGGCTCAGTACAAGGTGTTCTACACCACAG GAGGGGCCATGGCCTGTGACGGCAGCACTGGGCCGGCAGTGCAGCACCAACCACCCCTCATCTTCAACCTGGACCGTGACatccaggagcaggagcctcTGGATGTGGCATCCAGAGAGTaccaggcagtgctgcctgccaTCAGCAGGGCTTACGCCCAAGCTCTGCAGGACATTGCAGCAGACAATGTCTCGGTTGCAGATTATTCCCAGGATCCGGCTGCAATTCCCTGCTGCAACGTGCAGCACGTGGGCTGCCGGTGCCGCGGGGCTCACGGAGCCACGCTGGATCCCCACGTGGAAAAGAGAACACCATGGCTTTGTCTCTAA